One window of Candidatus Methylomirabilota bacterium genomic DNA carries:
- a CDS encoding thiamine pyrophosphate-binding protein: MTKMNDSRIAPVFQILAEDIHALGVRTVFGLISDDTAVFAVTLDGLGVKFVGARHENNAIAMAEGYAYATGELGVAVIGRGPATANGLHAAVAASRMGSRVLVIYGDAAVGGGAVNGIGPDYKGFNAQAVLGAAGLTCFTAASAATARQTLADAVAAASRGALAALLLPTNVQMANVEVWGPAAARLIPAGEPAAARQQSIDSAAALLSRSRSPVIVAGLGAHRAGAKEALQDLAEKIGALLMTSARGKDMFHGHPYNLGILGSFSHTMGRRMMDQADCVLVFGAGLNFLTMSFGASVPPVPIIQVDTVRAHIGRWTTADVAVVGDARRVAEQLLAALPARRSSEKPFHTAENLATIAGFDIARDFEAAHTPRTVDPRALGVELDRLLPRERNVVYDAGNFLGILPYLTVPTPGHLKMTSEFASIGLGFGTALGVAKGRPRVPTVLVIGDGGFLMTMSELETVSREDIPLIVVLMNDCAYGAELHFLALRKLPVGKSVFPDVEFAAVAEAFGFQAYTIRSLDDLRALGPVLGKPDGPILLDCKVNADIAAPFMGEFAEFEARQHG; this comes from the coding sequence ATGACCAAGATGAACGACAGTCGGATCGCGCCGGTGTTCCAGATCCTGGCCGAGGACATCCACGCGCTCGGCGTGCGCACCGTGTTCGGGCTCATCAGCGACGACACGGCCGTCTTCGCCGTCACCCTCGACGGGCTCGGCGTCAAGTTCGTCGGCGCGCGGCACGAGAACAACGCCATCGCCATGGCCGAGGGCTATGCCTACGCTACCGGCGAGCTGGGCGTGGCCGTCATCGGTCGTGGGCCGGCGACGGCGAACGGGCTCCACGCCGCCGTGGCGGCCAGCCGCATGGGCTCGCGCGTGCTGGTGATCTACGGCGACGCCGCCGTCGGGGGCGGCGCCGTCAACGGCATCGGCCCCGACTACAAGGGCTTCAACGCGCAGGCCGTCCTGGGGGCCGCGGGACTCACCTGCTTCACGGCCGCCAGCGCGGCGACCGCGCGCCAGACCCTGGCCGACGCGGTGGCCGCCGCCAGTCGTGGAGCGCTGGCGGCGCTGCTCCTGCCCACCAACGTCCAGATGGCGAACGTGGAGGTCTGGGGGCCGGCCGCCGCGCGGCTCATCCCGGCCGGCGAGCCGGCGGCCGCCCGCCAGCAGTCCATCGACTCCGCCGCGGCGCTCCTGAGCCGGAGCCGGAGTCCCGTCATCGTGGCCGGCCTCGGCGCTCATCGAGCGGGGGCGAAGGAGGCGTTGCAGGACCTGGCGGAGAAGATCGGCGCCCTGCTGATGACCTCGGCCCGCGGCAAGGACATGTTCCACGGCCATCCGTACAACCTGGGCATTCTCGGATCGTTCTCCCACACGATGGGACGGCGCATGATGGACCAGGCCGATTGCGTGCTGGTGTTCGGCGCCGGGCTCAACTTCCTCACCATGAGCTTCGGGGCCTCCGTGCCTCCGGTCCCCATCATCCAGGTCGATACCGTGCGCGCCCACATCGGACGGTGGACCACGGCGGACGTGGCGGTGGTGGGCGACGCCCGGCGGGTGGCCGAGCAGCTGCTGGCCGCGCTGCCAGCCCGGCGCAGCTCCGAGAAGCCCTTTCACACTGCCGAGAACCTGGCCACCATCGCCGGCTTCGACATCGCCCGGGACTTCGAGGCGGCGCACACCCCCCGCACCGTGGATCCCCGGGCGCTCGGAGTCGAGCTCGACCGGCTGTTGCCCCGGGAGCGCAACGTCGTCTATGACGCGGGAAACTTCCTCGGCATCCTGCCCTACCTCACCGTGCCCACGCCCGGCCATCTGAAGATGACGAGCGAGTTCGCGTCGATCGGGCTCGGCTTCGGCACGGCGCTCGGCGTGGCGAAGGGACGCCCGCGTGTCCCCACCGTGCTGGTGATCGGGGACGGCGGCTTCCTCATGACCATGAGCGAGCTGGAGACGGTGAGCCGGGAAGACATCCCGCTGATCGTCGTGCTGATGAACGACTGCGCGTACGGGGCCGAGCTGCACTTCCTGGCCCTGCGCAAGCTCCCCGTCGGCAAGTCGGTGTTTCCGGACGTGGAGTTCGCGGCGGTGGCGGAGGCGTTCGGGTTTCAGGCGTACACGATCCGCAGCCTGGACGACCTGCGCGCGCTCGGACCGGTGCTGGGCAAGCCGGACGGCCCCATCCTTCTGGACTGCAAGGTCAACGCGGACATCGCCGCGCCCTTCATGGGCGAGTTCGCCGAGTTCGAAGCGCGACAGCACGGTTGA
- a CDS encoding BBE domain-containing protein yields MTIVVLTTAPAAPFLPASVHGQPVVIIGVCYAGSLDEGEHAIAGLRRIGPPLADTIRPAPYVGHQALLDPGVPHGRGYYWKSEYVAALSDPLIATLAEHAWRAATPESYTIIFHLGGAVAREDPEASAFEDRRAGHAVNIDAVWSDPERAPACMAWTRNFWEVIRPYSTGRVYVNFLGEEGQDRVRAAYGDRKYERLRALKRTYDPTNLFRLNQNIRP; encoded by the coding sequence ATGACCATTGTCGTGCTGACCACGGCCCCGGCCGCCCCGTTCCTGCCGGCGTCGGTCCACGGGCAGCCCGTCGTGATCATCGGCGTGTGCTACGCCGGCTCGCTCGACGAGGGCGAGCACGCGATCGCTGGACTGCGCCGGATCGGCCCGCCGCTGGCCGACACGATCCGCCCGGCGCCGTACGTCGGGCACCAGGCCCTGCTCGACCCCGGGGTGCCGCACGGGCGCGGGTATTACTGGAAGTCGGAGTACGTGGCGGCGCTCAGCGACCCGCTGATCGCGACGCTGGCCGAGCACGCCTGGCGTGCGGCCACCCCGGAGTCGTACACGATCATCTTCCATCTCGGCGGGGCCGTCGCGAGGGAAGATCCCGAAGCCTCGGCGTTCGAGGACCGGCGGGCCGGGCACGCGGTGAACATCGACGCGGTCTGGTCCGACCCCGAGCGGGCGCCGGCCTGCATGGCGTGGACCCGGAATTTCTGGGAGGTGATCCGCCCGTACTCCACCGGCCGTGTCTACGTGAACTTCCTGGGCGAGGAGGGGCAGGACCGAGTGCGGGCCGCGTACGGGGACAGAAAGTACGAGCGGCTGCGCGCGCTCAAGCGGACCTACGACCCGACGAACCTGTTCCGTCTCAACCAGAACATCCGGCCGTAG
- a CDS encoding RidA family protein: MARIPIAPPGMKDQRPRYTLGWRVGNHIYVAGQLPFDKDGNLLGKGDIKAQTRRIFEQIKMIVEAGGGKMDDVVKVTVFVTDIRYREPYGEVRSEFFGPNPPASTLVQIGNLAIPDALIEIEAVAALDG; the protein is encoded by the coding sequence ATGGCCCGCATTCCGATCGCTCCGCCCGGCATGAAGGATCAGCGCCCGCGCTACACGCTCGGCTGGCGCGTGGGCAACCACATCTACGTCGCGGGCCAGCTGCCGTTCGACAAGGATGGCAACCTCCTCGGCAAGGGCGACATCAAGGCGCAGACGCGCCGCATCTTCGAGCAGATCAAGATGATCGTGGAGGCGGGCGGCGGCAAGATGGACGACGTGGTGAAGGTCACCGTCTTCGTCACCGACATCCGGTATCGCGAGCCGTACGGCGAGGTGCGCTCGGAGTTCTTCGGGCCCAATCCGCCCGCCAGCACGCTGGTGCAGATCGGAAACCTCGCCATCCCCGACGCACTCATCGAGATCGAAGCCGTCGCGGCGCTCGACGGCTGA
- a CDS encoding PEP-utilizing enzyme: MTRYFQETHPPSFKTGTNDFARFYGMLIDGLQIAYVNGFGYNQMLPAPDAEVPERYQRAEQVFAQKLWREQLREWDENCKPSSIARHRELQAVSPDALSDAELVDYLTRCRDHHSAMITQHMRFTAGAVLPTGDFLAHVGDWTGLPPSELLGLMRGSAVVSAGGSDQMERLKRAFAQDPAAREVLASDGDPAQVLAGLRGLGDEAGAAVSGYLDLVGNRLIDGFDIAEPSALEMPDALLRAIRIAVSAEARGSSDVDARIAEVRAQVPAAHQAEFDELLGEARLTYRLRDERGVYSDIWASGLMRRAALAAGRRVASRGRIATPQQMLDARLDEMCALVAGTGGPSADELAERAEYRTTYTAKDVPPLLGPPEPPPLDLATLPPSAGRLMRATFIALGHLFGSSEAQNEERVLYGLAASKGVYEGPARRVSGPSEFGRIGKGDVLVTESTTEAFNILLPLLGGIVTDNGGLLSHAAIVSREYGIPGVVGTREATERIADGVLVRVDGDAGEVTVLG, from the coding sequence ATGACGCGCTACTTCCAGGAGACGCATCCCCCCTCTTTCAAGACGGGCACTAACGACTTCGCCCGCTTCTACGGGATGCTCATCGACGGCCTCCAGATCGCCTACGTCAACGGCTTCGGCTACAACCAGATGCTGCCGGCTCCGGACGCCGAAGTCCCGGAGCGCTACCAGCGCGCTGAACAAGTCTTCGCGCAGAAGCTCTGGCGGGAGCAGCTTCGCGAGTGGGACGAGAATTGCAAGCCGTCCTCCATTGCCAGGCACCGGGAGCTGCAGGCGGTCAGTCCGGACGCTCTTTCCGACGCGGAGCTGGTCGACTACCTGACGCGCTGCCGCGACCACCATTCGGCCATGATCACCCAGCACATGCGCTTCACGGCCGGTGCCGTGCTCCCGACGGGAGACTTCCTCGCGCACGTTGGGGACTGGACGGGCCTGCCGCCGTCCGAGCTGCTGGGCTTGATGCGCGGTTCGGCAGTGGTGTCTGCGGGGGGCTCCGACCAGATGGAGCGCCTGAAGCGGGCGTTCGCCCAGGACCCCGCTGCGCGTGAGGTCCTAGCATCCGACGGCGATCCCGCACAGGTGCTCGCGGGCCTCCGTGGGCTCGGGGACGAAGCCGGCGCGGCGGTGTCCGGCTACCTCGACTTGGTCGGCAACCGCCTCATCGACGGCTTCGACATCGCCGAGCCCTCGGCGCTCGAAATGCCGGACGCGCTCCTCAGAGCCATCCGCATCGCCGTGTCCGCAGAAGCCAGGGGGTCCTCGGACGTCGACGCCCGCATTGCTGAAGTCCGCGCCCAGGTCCCCGCGGCGCACCAGGCCGAGTTCGACGAGCTGCTCGGCGAGGCCCGCCTCACCTACCGTCTCCGCGACGAGCGTGGCGTGTACAGTGACATCTGGGCGTCGGGCCTCATGCGGCGCGCCGCCCTTGCGGCGGGCCGGCGGGTCGCGAGCCGCGGCCGCATCGCCACTCCCCAGCAGATGCTGGACGCCCGCCTCGACGAGATGTGCGCGCTCGTCGCCGGCACCGGTGGCCCGTCTGCGGACGAGCTGGCCGAGCGCGCCGAATACCGCACGACCTACACCGCCAAAGACGTCCCGCCGTTGCTTGGCCCGCCCGAGCCGCCCCCCCTCGACCTCGCCACCCTGCCCCCATCGGCCGGTCGCCTCATGCGCGCGACCTTCATCGCCTTGGGCCACCTCTTCGGCAGCTCCGAGGCGCAGAACGAGGAGAGGGTTCTCTACGGGCTGGCGGCGAGCAAGGGCGTCTACGAAGGGCCCGCGCGCCGCGTCTCCGGCCCCTCCGAGTTCGGCCGGATCGGCAAGGGCGACGTGCTGGTCACCGAGTCGACGACCGAGGCCTTCAACATCCTGCTCCCGCTCCTCGGCGGGATCGTCACCGACAACGGCGGCCTCCTTTCGCATGCGGCGATCGTCTCGCGCGAGTACGGCATCCCCGGCGTCGTCGGGACCCGCGAGGCGACGGAACGCATCGCCGACGGCGTCCTGGTCCGCGTCGACGGGGACGCGGGCGAGGTCACGGTGCTCGGGTGA
- a CDS encoding histidine phosphatase family protein, whose amino-acid sequence MLRLRVPSTQGLYPVYAHATDSDPPGFRLEDCSTQRNLTEAGREQARKIGEVFRAREVPIAHVPSSPVCRCLDTARLAFGRAEPWWPLLGGPRAPDQIAARVRQIHEVLGTVPVGGNLILVTHFVTVQDATGERPQEGELVVFTPRGHSRFTAAGLLAPGGLLCDPRLRSC is encoded by the coding sequence GTGCTGAGACTGCGTGTTCCGTCAACCCAGGGCCTTTATCCGGTCTACGCACACGCCACCGACAGCGATCCCCCGGGGTTTCGGCTCGAGGACTGCTCGACCCAGCGCAACCTGACCGAGGCAGGCCGCGAGCAGGCGCGGAAGATCGGCGAGGTCTTCCGCGCACGGGAAGTTCCTATCGCGCACGTGCCTTCCAGTCCAGTGTGCCGCTGCCTCGATACCGCCCGGCTCGCGTTCGGCCGCGCCGAGCCCTGGTGGCCGCTTCTCGGCGGACCGCGCGCGCCCGACCAGATTGCCGCACGCGTCCGCCAGATCCACGAGGTCCTCGGGACGGTGCCGGTCGGGGGTAACTTGATCCTCGTGACCCACTTCGTCACCGTTCAAGACGCCACCGGTGAACGGCCCCAGGAGGGCGAGCTGGTAGTCTTCACGCCGCGTGGCCACAGTCGATTCACCGCGGCCGGTTTGCTCGCTCCGGGAGGACTCCTATGCGATCCGCGCTTGCGCTCCTGCTGA
- a CDS encoding alpha/beta hydrolase produces the protein MADVPETRYAKSGDTHIAYQVIGSGPLDVVWVPGFVSHVEAQWQNPAQARMMRRLASFSRLIVFDKPGTGMSDRFEAIPTLVWSLAIAISTSSRRRHSARPTPMSCRRDVRGLSRQRAFQFLTSALKSCKPVEGGPTMEEVRKGR, from the coding sequence ATGGCCGATGTTCCCGAAACTCGCTACGCCAAGAGCGGCGACACCCACATCGCCTATCAGGTGATCGGCAGCGGACCGCTGGACGTCGTCTGGGTGCCGGGCTTCGTGTCGCACGTGGAGGCTCAGTGGCAGAACCCGGCGCAGGCGCGCATGATGCGCCGGCTCGCCTCGTTCTCGCGCCTGATCGTCTTTGACAAGCCTGGGACCGGGATGTCTGATCGCTTCGAGGCCATTCCGACGCTCGTTTGGTCGCTAGCCATCGCCATATCGACATCGTCCCGGCGACGCCATTCGGCACGCCCCACACCGATGTCGTGCCGCCGAGATGTCCGTGGATTGTCCCGCCAGCGCGCCTTCCAATTCTTAACTTCGGCGCTAAAATCTTGCAAACCCGTGGAAGGGGGGCCGACGATGGAAGAGGTGAGGAAGGGGAGATGA
- a CDS encoding LLM class flavin-dependent oxidoreductase, with the protein MILSVLDLAPILQGGTPAEAFRHSLRLAQHAEQLGYRRFWLAEHHNMPGIGSAATSVLIGHVGAGTSRIRIGAGGIMLPNHAPLQVAEQFGTLEALFPGRIDLGLGRAPGTDQAAAFALRRTLRVDPNNFPNDVLEVMEFLADPRPGQAVHAVPGAGLRVPIWILGSSTFGAEVAAALGLPFAFASHFAPAMLLEAIGIYRERFRPSAQLAAPYVMLGVNVVAADTEDEARFLASSGRQSFAALRSGRPIQLPPPSKEWERDLRDAGDPLRRSRVSFVGAPGTVAAEMREFVERTQADELMVVSHIYDQPARLRSYEIAAAAMTESPSGRPS; encoded by the coding sequence TTGATACTGTCGGTTCTCGATCTCGCTCCCATCCTTCAGGGCGGCACGCCGGCGGAGGCCTTCCGCCACTCGCTGCGGCTGGCGCAGCACGCGGAGCAGCTGGGCTACCGGCGGTTCTGGCTGGCCGAGCATCACAACATGCCCGGGATCGGCAGCGCGGCCACCTCCGTGCTCATCGGCCACGTGGGGGCCGGCACCTCGCGCATCCGGATCGGCGCCGGGGGCATCATGCTGCCGAACCATGCGCCGCTGCAGGTGGCCGAGCAGTTTGGCACGCTGGAGGCGCTGTTCCCCGGGCGCATCGATCTCGGCCTGGGGCGCGCCCCGGGCACGGACCAGGCCGCCGCGTTCGCCCTGCGGCGCACACTGCGCGTCGATCCCAACAACTTCCCCAACGACGTGCTCGAGGTGATGGAGTTCCTGGCCGACCCGCGACCGGGGCAGGCCGTGCACGCGGTGCCCGGCGCCGGCCTGCGGGTGCCCATCTGGATTCTCGGGTCCAGCACGTTCGGCGCCGAGGTGGCCGCGGCGCTGGGTCTGCCGTTCGCCTTCGCCTCGCACTTCGCGCCCGCGATGCTCCTCGAGGCGATCGGCATCTATCGGGAGCGCTTCCGGCCCTCGGCCCAGCTGGCCGCTCCGTACGTGATGCTGGGGGTGAACGTGGTGGCGGCGGACACCGAGGACGAGGCGCGGTTCCTGGCCTCGTCGGGGCGCCAGTCGTTCGCCGCCCTGCGCTCCGGTCGGCCGATCCAGCTGCCGCCGCCGTCGAAGGAGTGGGAGCGCGACCTGCGCGATGCCGGCGATCCGCTCCGGCGGTCGCGCGTCTCGTTCGTCGGCGCGCCGGGCACCGTGGCCGCGGAGATGCGCGAGTTCGTGGAGCGCACGCAGGCCGACGAGCTGATGGTCGTGTCGCACATCTACGATCAGCCGGCCCGCCTGCGGTCCTACGAGATCGCCGCGGCCGCGATGACCGAGTCGCCGAGCGGCCGGCCCTCCTGA
- a CDS encoding BrnT family toxin — MSHSEKESRFLRLGRAVTGRVLIVAYTVRRRDDDESIRIISARRASRKERAAYAAASGD, encoded by the coding sequence CTGAGTCATTCTGAGAAGGAATCACGATTCCTGCGATTGGGCCGCGCCGTGACGGGCCGCGTGCTCATCGTCGCCTATACCGTGAGGAGGCGAGACGATGACGAGAGCATCCGTATCATCAGCGCGCGCCGGGCGAGCCGCAAAGAGCGTGCGGCCTACGCGGCGGCGTCGGGGGATTGA
- a CDS encoding DUF6056 family protein: protein MADTGVSGREAPATRPFGLVDLDARALRGEKWLCMSGIAAVLVVASTLFFYAHPLADDFARAYKGRTQGVVSATILEYFTWTGRWASTGLDYFLTSSFDLVRLYPLLLMINPALLAGGLYLLLLAAGIGTARGQRLALTAAALALYWAGMPHPGESIYWLTGGDSTFAGLSVSLLLLAGLLRQPAPTMHGSVAIGAGLSLLTVLATGFHELFGLLVCIVLVGGALRAWLARDPRRWIWAVCVVAALVGFLVVYLAPGNAVRRAEFRLAGKLDVALRLTVTQGIRDVISWVLDIRLLMGTALLLMLAPQALTGLRPGRDGTARDVVIVALTWVVALVAAYAAGSWAIGINMPARTRNGIYLVFLAGWFWVLVMLARLIAMREHPRLGVRPLMCRVAAVIFVVAMLLTGNTWKALGDLHRTAPVYSKAMRDRWRSLEAAQARAEQDAVVEPLPARPQLYISYFELRQDPAYWENWSVAHYFGLRSVRLGGTNKENR, encoded by the coding sequence ATGGCTGACACCGGTGTCTCGGGCCGGGAGGCGCCTGCTACGCGCCCCTTCGGCCTCGTGGACCTCGACGCCCGAGCCCTTCGCGGGGAGAAGTGGCTCTGCATGTCTGGCATCGCCGCCGTGCTCGTGGTGGCCTCGACGTTGTTCTTTTACGCTCACCCCTTGGCCGACGACTTTGCCCGCGCCTACAAGGGCCGCACGCAGGGTGTCGTCTCCGCCACGATCCTCGAGTACTTCACCTGGACCGGTCGTTGGGCCTCGACCGGCCTGGACTACTTCCTGACGTCGTCGTTCGACCTCGTGCGGCTCTATCCGCTGCTGTTGATGATCAACCCCGCGCTGCTCGCCGGTGGGCTCTACCTGCTCCTGCTGGCCGCGGGGATCGGTACCGCCCGCGGCCAGCGCCTCGCCTTGACCGCCGCCGCGCTCGCGCTCTACTGGGCGGGAATGCCTCACCCGGGAGAGAGTATCTATTGGCTGACCGGCGGCGACAGCACGTTCGCCGGGCTCAGCGTATCGCTGCTGCTGCTGGCCGGCCTCCTTCGGCAGCCGGCGCCGACGATGCACGGCTCGGTCGCCATCGGCGCAGGATTGAGCCTGCTGACGGTGCTGGCCACCGGGTTCCACGAGCTCTTCGGCCTGCTGGTGTGCATCGTCCTCGTCGGCGGGGCGCTCCGAGCGTGGCTCGCACGCGATCCGCGCCGCTGGATCTGGGCGGTCTGTGTGGTGGCCGCGCTCGTCGGGTTCCTGGTCGTGTATCTCGCCCCGGGCAACGCCGTGCGCCGAGCCGAGTTCCGGCTCGCGGGAAAGCTCGACGTCGCGCTCCGGTTGACGGTCACGCAAGGCATCCGGGACGTCATATCTTGGGTGCTCGATATCCGGCTGCTGATGGGCACGGCGTTGCTGCTGATGTTGGCGCCGCAGGCCCTGACCGGGCTCCGGCCCGGGCGCGACGGCACCGCACGAGACGTGGTGATCGTCGCGCTGACGTGGGTCGTGGCCCTCGTCGCGGCCTACGCGGCGGGGAGTTGGGCGATCGGTATCAACATGCCCGCCCGCACGCGGAACGGCATCTATCTGGTCTTCCTCGCGGGGTGGTTTTGGGTCCTCGTGATGCTGGCCCGGCTGATCGCCATGCGGGAACATCCACGCCTGGGCGTGCGGCCGCTGATGTGCCGGGTGGCCGCCGTGATCTTCGTCGTCGCCATGCTTCTGACCGGCAACACGTGGAAAGCGCTCGGAGACCTGCATCGGACCGCGCCTGTCTACAGCAAGGCGATGCGGGACCGGTGGCGATCGCTCGAGGCCGCGCAGGCGCGCGCCGAGCAAGACGCGGTGGTGGAACCGCTACCGGCCCGGCCGCAGTTGTACATCAGCTATTTCGAGCTCCGCCAGGACCCCGCCTATTGGGAGAACTGGAGCGTCGCCCACTACTTCGGCCTCCGCTCCGTGCGGCTGGGCGGCACCAACAAGGAAAATCGTTGA
- a CDS encoding PEP/pyruvate-binding domain-containing protein has translation MKKVVSLAKARETSLYGSKAVGLGDAARQGLPVPPGVALSGDLVESVASGESKAIEQVAKAIAALPPPFAVRSSAVDEDGAAASFAGQHLSVLNVHSAADVPGAVREVWWSANSDSAITYRQRVGLFTRPSVGVVVQTLLNPTVAGVMFTEHPVTGADERLIEASWGLGEAVVAGLVVPDHFRLDRSGQVLERKVGRKRIAIRSLPNGGTFEQHLPPAQVNQLCLGDAELAALGELALHCEKVYGPRRDIEWAFQDGALYLLQCRAVTTGKAHSQAPPPGPPPRNPVAALRRVQLFADMDRRQVEQIARLLKERPFKKGETVIMEGSGGAAFFLIDSGEATVSRKGVDLATLGPGDYFGEIALIDGGPRSATVTAATDLICYGLTFWEFRPLVERNGATGWKLLQALAKRLRAADPT, from the coding sequence GTGAAAAAGGTCGTCTCCCTCGCGAAGGCGCGCGAGACATCGCTCTACGGGTCGAAGGCCGTGGGGCTCGGCGACGCCGCGCGCCAGGGCCTCCCGGTCCCGCCCGGCGTGGCCCTTTCGGGCGACTTGGTCGAGTCCGTTGCCTCGGGGGAGAGCAAGGCGATTGAACAGGTGGCGAAGGCGATCGCCGCCCTGCCGCCCCCGTTCGCCGTCCGGTCGTCAGCCGTCGACGAAGACGGCGCGGCGGCGAGCTTCGCCGGCCAGCACCTCAGCGTGCTCAACGTCCATTCGGCGGCTGATGTTCCCGGCGCCGTCCGCGAGGTCTGGTGGTCTGCGAACTCGGACTCGGCCATCACCTACCGCCAGCGTGTCGGCCTGTTCACCCGGCCGAGCGTCGGCGTCGTCGTCCAGACGCTCCTCAACCCCACCGTCGCCGGGGTCATGTTCACCGAACACCCGGTCACCGGCGCCGATGAGCGCCTGATCGAAGCGAGTTGGGGCCTCGGTGAAGCCGTGGTTGCCGGCCTCGTCGTCCCGGACCACTTCCGCCTCGACCGCTCCGGCCAAGTGCTGGAGCGCAAGGTCGGGCGCAAGCGCATCGCGATCCGCTCGCTCCCGAACGGGGGGACCTTCGAGCAGCACCTGCCACCCGCGCAGGTGAACCAGCTCTGCCTCGGCGACGCCGAGCTCGCGGCCTTGGGCGAGCTCGCCCTGCACTGCGAGAAGGTCTACGGCCCACGGCGTGACATCGAATGGGCGTTCCAGGATGGAGCGCTCTACCTCCTCCAGTGCCGTGCCGTCACCACCGGAAAGGCGCACAGCCAGGCACCACCGCCCGGCCCGCCTCCGCGCAACCCCGTGGCCGCCCTCCGGCGCGTCCAGCTCTTCGCCGACATGGACCGGAGGCAGGTCGAGCAAATCGCCCGTCTGCTCAAGGAACGTCCCTTCAAGAAGGGCGAGACCGTCATCATGGAGGGCTCCGGGGGCGCCGCCTTCTTCCTCATTGACTCCGGGGAGGCCACGGTCTCGCGCAAAGGCGTCGATCTCGCCACCCTGGGACCGGGTGATTACTTCGGCGAGATCGCCCTGATCGACGGTGGTCCCCGCTCGGCCACGGTAACCGCGGCGACCGACCTGATTTGCTACGGGCTCACGTTCTGGGAGTTTCGCCCGCTGGTCGAACGGAACGGCGCCACCGGATGGAAGCTCCTGCAGGCGCTAGCGAAGCGGTTGCGCGCCGCCGACCCGACCTAA